A window of Papilio machaon chromosome 1, ilPapMach1.1, whole genome shotgun sequence contains these coding sequences:
- the LOC123721446 gene encoding trypsin delta-like, with product MFTHVILCIFFVVNLVDGHLKDMGEVTVNWTAMFYELEDRIVGGEPTNLKRYPFNVQFFNYGGMCGGTILTSKTVMTAAHCFDHNRNIAEMTILSNSRFIFDPQAHTHEVWDFKVHEYYNTSAMFSNDIALILVHYEFQFDENVKRAVLCDTDTWMNENEVFEATGWGEIKYKGELSNSGLMRTHLRYVPPNKCMKSNKVILTPDIFCLFGDGQRDTCKGDSGGGILWNDVIVGIVSHGNGCAVAPAMYTNVFYFRTWIYRTIRKLNESYCQFHKSRSHVKP from the exons atgtttacacatgtgattttgtgtatatttttcgTTGTTAATTTAGTTGACGGTCATTTAAAAGATATGGGCGAAGTGACAGTTAACTGGACTGCTATGTTTTATGAACTTGAAGATAGAATAGTAGGTGGTGAACCGACTAATTTGAAGCGGTATCCTTTCAATGTCCAGTTCTTCAACTACGGTGGCATGTGCGGTGGCACTATACTCACCAGCAAGACTGTTATGACCGCAGCTCACTGTTTCGACCATAATCGAAATATAGCTGAAATGACTATATTGTCCA ATTCGCGTTTTATATTCGATCCCCAAGCTCACACACACGAAGTATGGGATTTCAAAGTACATGAATATTACAATACAAGTGCAATGTTCTCTAACGATATAGCTCTCATACTAGTGCATTATGAGTTCCAGTTCGACGAGAATGTAAAGCGAGCTGTTCTTTGTGATACTGATACATGGATGAATGAAAATGAAGTCTTCGAAGCCACCGGCTGGGGGGAGATTAAG tACAAAGGTGAACTGTCTAACAGTGGACTGATGAGGACTCATCTTCGATACGTGCCACCAAATAAATGTATGAAGTCAAACAAGGTCATCCTCACTCctgatatattttgtttgttcgGCGATGGTCAGAGGGACACCTGTAAAGGAGATTCGGGAGGAGGAATATTGTGGAATGA tgtaATAGTTGGCATCGTGTCCCACGGTAACGGGTGTGCAGTAGCACCGGCGATGTATACCAACGTATTTTACTTCAGAACCTGGATCTACAGAACTATTCGGAAGCTCAACGAGTCATATTGTCAATTTCATAAATCCCGTAGCCACGTTAAACCATGA
- the LOC106713692 gene encoding trypsin-5, with protein MNANIFLVLTPVLSYRFLPEHEVNYNPISLQHTYTPNIEEVPHHVLIIYSNLFCSGSLVSSITVVTAASCFWKNTDEKVMVKVGSNILSDGKNIYNVDSIKIHEYYKHLGDTDNDIALLLLKNHVSFSTGVKKIILVEPETVLRENTVMTVSGWSTSKLTPKVGNMLLWSEMVVINRNDCVRNYGRLITPSNFCAKYNLVRRLYDNGGPAVYQDLLVGIMSFGNAEPKEPYLAVFTNISYFYR; from the exons ATGAACGC aaatatttttctagtttTAACGCCCGTATTGTCTTACCGGTTTTTACCAGAACatgaagtaaattataatccGATAAGTTTACAACATACTTATACACCTAATATAGAAGAAGTACCTCATCATGTGCTTATAATATATAGCAATTTGTTCTGTTCGGGAAGTCTTGTTAGCAGCATTACCGTGGTCACCGCAGCGAGTTGCTTTTGGAAAAATACTGACGAGAAAGTCATGGTAAAAGTTGGTAGCAATATTCTTTCTGATGGGAA AAACATTTATAACGttgattcaattaaaatacacgaatattataaacatttggGCGATACGGACAATGATATCGCGCTACTTCTACTTAAA AATCACGTTTCATTTAGTACAggcgtaaaaaaaattatcctcgTGGAGCCAGAGACCGTGTTACGAGAGAATACAGTAATGACAGTATCTGGATGGAGTACATCT AAACTTACCCCAAAAGTAGGAAATATGTTACTGTGGTCAGAGATGGTGGTAATAAATAGAAACGACTGTGTTCGTAACTATGGACGACTCATTACGCCGTCGAACTTTTGTGCGAAATATAACTTA gtAAGACGTCTATACGACAATGGTGGCCCTGCGGTGTATCAAGACCTTCTTGTTGGTATTATGTCTTTCGGAAATGCTGAACCAAAGGAACCGTACTTAGctgtatttacaaatatttcgtACTTTTACAGGTGA
- the LOC106713693 gene encoding trypsin-1, translated as MPFACDIAIIFVNEVITFSSTVKKALLVTNESWMKENNKLDAAGWGWTKYGGPISDRGLMSTKLQYVPKEKCESMHNIKLTTDMFCLYGDGVRDTCKGDSGGGVMWNGMIAGIVSHGDGCSKKLKPSIYTNVWFFRKWIRSQVKNFVESFCKKNN; from the exons ATGCCCTTCGCTTGCGATATTGCTATTATATTTGTCAATGAAGTAATCACATTCAGTAGTACTGTTAAAAAAGCACTGCTCGTAACAAATGAAAGCTGgatgaaagaaaataataaattggacGCAGCCGGTTGGGGATGGACGAAA TACGGTGGGCCAATATCAGACCGTGGTCTCATGAGTACCAAACTGCAATATGTTCCAAAAGAGAAATGCGAAAGTATGCATAACATAAAACTGACAACGGATATGTTTTGCTTGTATGGGGACGGTGTTCGGGATACATGTAAAGGTGACTCAGGTGGAGGGGTTATGTGGAATGG CATGATCGCTGGTATTGTGTCCCATGGGGACGGATGCTCTAAGAAACTTAAGCCCAGCATCTACACAAACGTCTGGTTTTTTAGAAAATGGATTAGATCACAAGTTAAAAATTTCGTTgaaagtttttgtaaaaaaaataattaa
- the LOC106713825 gene encoding monocarboxylate transporter 12, protein MSHGAVKSSRNGNGVQSVHGGQGGQGEQGECSREGSQSLPPPPDGGWGWVVVFASFMIHIITDGMTYSFGVFYAEFLTYFEEGKGKTAWIVSILVGVTLSSGPISSSFVNRWGCQKVTIAGALLSAICVIASAFAGNVLTLIFTIGVGTGLGFGLIYLPAIVSVTVWFERYRSLATGIAVCGSGLGTFLFAPITSSLISNYGWRGAMAIIGALILNCIPLGLMFKAVPEPPKTPASEPMLIKSKKSPLKRSQSSENVARANGKNEENDVARLTLSQPALNKPSDLKHQSHSRHGSGIMLRPDVLYQGSMTSLARFRGTSPEKVVLREPSEEPVQRCGWLPCSEEFKAALSEMLDISLLIDPIFILFSLSNFLTSIGFYIPYVYTVPMSEKLGIANPAYLISIIGASNLVGRIILGYISDKPWVNRLLAYNLCLTIAGISTGLAMACWEFWGLALYATTFGFTIGAYVGLTSVVLVDLLGIEKLTNAFGLLLLFQGIASLIGPPFAGWLYDQLNSYAPGFYVAAGTISLSGIILFLIPVIEKRNNRTRWNQETVMEEI, encoded by the exons ATGTCTCACGGCGCAGTGAAGAGCTCGAGGAATGGTAACGGCGTGCAGTCAGTGCACGGAGGGCAGGGGGGACAAGGGGAGCAGGGCGAGTGCTCCCGCGAGGGCTCCCAAAGCCTGCCACCACCCCCGGACGGAGGCTGGGGATGGGTCGTCGTTTTTGCTTCCTTCATGATTCATATCATCA CCGACGGCATGACCTATTCGTTCGGCGTGTTCTATGCAGAGTTCCTGACCTACTTCGAAGAGGGCAAAGGCAAGACCGCGTGGATCGTCTCTATCCTTGTCGGGGTCACGTTAAGCTCGG GTCCAATATCTAGTTCGTTCGTGAATCGTTGGGGATGTCAGAAGGTGACAATTGCTGGGGCATTGCTGTCTGCCATCTGCGTCATTGCATCAGCTTTTGCTGGAAACGTTCTCACTCTCATCTTCACAATCGGAGTTGGGACCGGACTGGGCTTCGGCCTCATCTATTTACCGGCAATTGTCAGCGTCACTGTTTGGTTCGAGCGGTATCGCAGTCTTGCCACAG GAATTGCTGTTTGTGGATCAGGTCTGGGGACATTCTTGTTCGCGCCAATCACGTCCAGTCTGATTTCAAATTACGGATGGCGCGGAGCGATGGCTATTATTGGAGCCTTAATTCTCAACTGCATACCTTTAGGACTTATGTTTAAAGCTGTTCCAGAACCACCTAAAACACCAGCTTCCGAGCCTATGTtgattaaatcaaaaaaatccCCACTTAAACGTTCACAAAGTTCCGAAAATGTGGCAAGAGCAAATGGAAAGAACGAGGAGAATGATGTTGCAAGACTCACGCTTTCTCAGCCAGCATTGAATAAGCCGAGCGATTTAAAGCACCAATCGCACTCCCGGCACGGCAGCGGCATCATGCTCCGACCGGACGTACTATACCAGGGCAGTATGACGAGTCTCGCTAGATTCAGAGGAACTTCTCCAGAAAAAGTAGTATTAAGAGAACCATCGGAAGAACCCGTACAAAGATGTGGCTGGCTCCCATGCTCGGAGGAATTCAAAGCTGCTCTATCAGAAATGCTTGATATTTCTCTTCTAATAGatccaatatttattttattttcactttctAACTTTTTAACTAGCATCGGTTTTTATATACCATACGTTTATACTGTTCCTATGAGTGAGAAATTAGGAATAGCAAATCCGGCCTACTTAATATCTATAATTGGTGCATCTAATTTAGTTGGAAGAATCATTCTTGGGTATATAAGTGATAAGCCATGGGTTAACCGATTATTAGCTTACAACTTGTGTCTTACGATAGCTGGTATAA GTACGGGCTTGGCCATGGCCTGCTGGGAATTTTGGGGACTGGCATTATATGCGACAACGTTTGGTTTCACTATTGGGGCTTACGTAGGATTAACGTCAGTGGTACTGGTGGATCTACTTGGCATTGAAAAACTAACCAACGCATTTGGTCTGCTGCTACTGTTTCAAGGAATTGCTTCATTAATAGGACCACCTTTTGcag